One Vicia villosa cultivar HV-30 ecotype Madison, WI unplaced genomic scaffold, Vvil1.0 ctg.001494F_1_1, whole genome shotgun sequence genomic window carries:
- the LOC131635475 gene encoding uncharacterized protein LOC131635475, with translation MSNLKHQFKILSITEDNFITWNNNLIEYLICEGLNKILEGENSGKSTDDPDEIEKRKSKVNRIIKHYLDDGLQTKYSNAKDPNILWDKIKARFGHQKKVLLPSLVDQWNKLRIQDYKTVIAYNSAMHQIISQLEFCGKIITEKEKLEKKISTFHASQILLQ, from the coding sequence ATGTCAAATCTTAAGCATCAATTCAAAATTCTAAGCATAACCGAGGACAACTTCATAACCTGGAACAACAATTTAATAGAGTACCTTATATGTGAGGGACTTAACAAAATTCTTGAAGGAGAGAATTCTGGAAAATCGACAGACGACCCAGATGAAATAGAAAAGAGAAAGTCAAAAGTAAACAGAATAATCAAGCATTATCTTGATGATGGATTACAAACAAAGTATTCAAATGCTAAAGATCCCAATATTTTATGGGACAAAATTAAAGCAAGATTTGGACATCAGAAGAAAGTCTTGTTACCCTCATTAGTGGATCAGTGGAACAAGTTAAGGATCCAAGATTATAAAACTGTCATTGCATATAATTCTGCTATGCACCAGATTATATCACAGCTAGAATTTTGTGGCAAAATTATAACtgaaaaagaaaagttggaaaagaaaatTTCGACTTTCCATGCATCTCAGATATTATTGCAATAA
- the LOC131635460 gene encoding uncharacterized protein LOC131635460, with product MTKQTAQACVVAVTSFYLFMKLTPSIPQPQTYHDFADKREFLGIPNAFNVISNFPFMVIGLIGLMLCHHRNYFNFSLQGELWGWTCFYVAVTSVAFGSSYYHLGPNDNGLVFDRLPMTVAFASLVAILIIERIDAKKGTLSIIPLIMAGITSSVYWRFFGDIRPYLLVQTVSCIAIPLMAILLPPMYTHSTYWLLAAGFYPLAMLQETADRLIFAATFHTVSGHTLKHLSAAMVPLILTVMLAKRRPLHAKSA from the exons ATGACAAAACAAACTGCGCAGGCATGCGTAGTCGCGGTTACTTCCTTCTATCTATTCATGAAGCTAACCCCATCCATTCCTCAACCTCAGACCTACCATGATTTCGCTGACAAACGCGAATTCTTAG GCATTCCCAATGCATTTAATGTGATATCAAATTTCCCTTTCATGGTTATTGGTCTCATTGGCCTTATGCTTTGTCATCATAGGAACTATTTTAACTTCAG TTTGCAAGGTGAGTTATGGGGTTGGACATGTTTTTATGTGGCTGTGACTTCAGTAGCTTTTGGGTCTTCATATTATCATCTAGGACCAAATGATAATGGCCTTGTGTTTGACAGGTTGCCT ATGACTGTTGCTTTCGCTTCACTGGTGGCAATCCTCATCATTGAAAGGATTGATGCAAAGAAAGGAACGCTTTCGATTATTCCTCTTATTATGGCTGGTATAACAAGTAGTGTGTATTGGAG GTTCTTTGGTGACATCCGTCCTTATCTTCTGGTCCAAACTGTATCATGCATTGCCATACCTCTTATGGCCATTTTGTTGCCTCCAATGTATACACATTCAACGTATTGGCTATTGGCTGCAG GATTTTACCCTCTAGCTATGCTGCAAGAGACTGCCGATAGATTGATTTTTGCAGCAACTTTTCATACTGTCAGTGGTCACACACTTAAGCATTTGTCTGCTGCAATGGTTCCTCTCATCTTAACAGTAATGCTTGCAAAGAGGAGGCCTTTGCAT GCAAAATCTGCTTAA